In the Setaria italica strain Yugu1 chromosome VI, Setaria_italica_v2.0, whole genome shotgun sequence genome, one interval contains:
- the LOC101770352 gene encoding uncharacterized protein LOC101770352: protein MAAYCDAVRQLEHKFDGLELNHVARCFKEAADELEKVVSGQKPVPDGVFISDQHKPSIHYEEPGEVGNAPPVPDSGADPSDPKVMEIDTDPAEGADPPPDWRAPYLDYLICELLPTNKTEARRITRRAKSFIVIDRELYKRSHTGILQRCIPIE, encoded by the coding sequence ATGGCGGCATACTGTGACGCGGTCCGCCAGCTCGAGCACAAGTTCGATGGTCtcgagctcaaccacgtcgcgaGATGCTTCAAAGAGGCAGCTGACGAGCTAGAAAAAGTGGTGTCTGGCCAGAAGCCAGTCCCCGATGGTGTCTTTATCAGTGACCAGCATAAGCCCTCGATCCACTACGAGGAgccaggagaggtcggcaacgcgccacctgtcccggactcggGAGCTGACCCTTCCGACCCTAAGGTTATGGAGATCGACACAGATCCAGCAgagggggccgaccccccgcctgactggagagccccgtaccttgATTACCTCATCTGCGAGTTGCTCCCGACGAACAAGACAGAGGCGCGAAGGATCACccgccgcgccaaatccttcatcgTCATCGATCGGGAACTCTACAAGCGGAGCCATACCGGCATCCTGCAACGCTGCATCCCAATCGAGTAG